The DNA segment TTCAAATTCCTGGATGATTAAGCTCTTTGAAAAAATGATAGTTTCACAATATCTCTGTTCAAAACGAAAGATGATATCTCACAGCATCTCTGTTAATGAAAGATGATATCTCACTGAAGTTGTCTCATATTTTGCTCATGTGTTAATAAAAGTTAAATAGTTATTTGGGACCTTCTCCTGAATTTTCCACATTTGCATTGCTTAGCAGAGGAAAATTCATAATCTATGGACTATAAGATGATTATTGAATGCAGAAATTTCCTTGTGAATTTCAGTTTTTGTCATCTCATTTTCATGTGATGATTTCATTTAAATTGGGATGCTTATACAATCAGATGTATCCATGTTGGTCTTACCTAAATGCTTTAGTTCTTATGTGGTTTGCTAGTATATTTGTTGATCCATCAAAATGTTTGTCAGAGAACTAATAAGAGGTCCTAGCCCAAATGCATATTCTACTCTAAGTTCTCAAGGATAAACCTTATCGCAATGAACTCGTGTTCTCTACTGGCTACTTTACTTTTGTTGTATCATCCTATAAGCTAAATGGTCACACTAATCCAGCTTTTGAAGACTAGGAAGCAGCTTGAACTTCTTCTCGAAGACCTTCCTTGTGAACATGATTATAAGGATTACTATGAAACATCAGAGCAACTTCTTGAACCACTGATAATGTGCTATGAATCCCTGGTATCTTCATTTTTCACTTTTATCAAATGAATTAGATGTTTAGGTGAACTTTAGATCAAGACACGCTCATTTACTGACTGATAGCAACTTTTGTAGAAATCTTGTGGGTCTGTAATCTTAGCTGAAGGCCGCCTGGCTGACCTAATCAGGCGTGTTGCTACTTTTGGGATGGTGCTAATGAAGCTTGATCTTCGTCAGGTAGTTAGTTACTCAGTCCTTGTTCCAAAGCACAAGTATACCTGGCAATTTGTGGCAACATTTTGTCTTTTCTGTGTCAGGAATCCGGGAGACATTCTGAAACTCTAGATGCTATAACCGAATATTTAGATATGGGTACATATAGTGATTGGGATGAAGATAAGAAACTAGAATTCCTGACCAGAGAATTGAAAGGGAAGAGACCTCTAGTCCCTCCAACAATAAAGGCAAGTGTTTCAATGTGCATGCATTTTTAACTGCTCTCAAGTCTCAATCCTGTCTTTCTCGCAATTCAGTCTTTGAGGATGTTAAATAGTAATCTTTTCTTATTCAACGTGCAATCATGCTGAGCTTTTTATCCCAGTTGTGCTCTATGATGAATGAACATGAATGAGACTTGTGTTAAGGCTTCTAAGTTCTATCTCAGTGCACTGACTTGAGCATTTTGAGTGATCATGAATTACAGGGTTGATAATCTATGCTTCTCTTTGGATAATATTAGAAACTACAGTGGTTCTCTTGCTCTGTCATGtgtaaaaacaattaaatagcTGCTCACTCACGTAACTAGGAAACAAATTACTCTGTGCTATAAAGATCTTTGAAACATTCCAAGTGCAAAGCCTGTCCAAATTCCTCTCTGTTATTTATGGATAGGTAGCATCACCAAATTCAATTGCCATGGTTGAATGCCGCATTTTcttatttatgaattttatcAATATTTAGTGATTACAACGTTCTTCTTTAGGTTGCGTCTGATGTCAAAGAAGTACTGGAGACCTTCAGAGTAGCCGCTGAATTGGGAAGTGATTCACTTGGAGCTTATGTGATTTCAATGGCTTCCAATGTATGACATGCGATTTATACCCAATTCTTAGTGACCCTGTTGTGAATACAATTAAACATCAAATCTTGTTAAGTGATTAAAATCTTTTGTATTTTATCTGTCTTCACTGGCAGGCTAGCGATGTTCTTGCAGTTGAGCTTTTGCAGAAGAATGCCCACCTTTCCATTGCTGGAGAGCTCAGCAGACGACGTCCATGTGGAACGTAAGATACTTGTCTTACATTAATTGCATAATGGAGGGTTGTTGTTTGAGAGGCTAGATTAATTGAAAGGCATGGATTTATGTGTCATCCGGTAAAATATTTTGTCATCCCAATTTGTTATTGAAAAGAAATTGCTAGGATGACATATGATATtgtatttaaaaatatgaaaaatgtcGAACTCTCCCTACTCATTTACAATGTTGTTTAATCAAATAGAATATTGTAGACAAGAAACTTACCTTATAACAAAGTTGCATAAAATTTGTAACCACGCAATTTGTAAACCAAATGCTATGATTCCTTTCAGGTTTTGCTTTCAACGACTTCCCAAGTGTTTTGAAGACTAACGACAATACTTAACAGACAGGAATTAACTTAGATTGCAAAAGACTAATGAACATTTTCACAAAATAGAGATGAAATTAGCTGTTTTTATGAACAATGCTTGATGACTGGAAGTATTGTATGTTTTTTGAACCTCTTTTCATGATTATTGGAATAGGCTTCGGGTAGTTCCTTTATTTGAAACTGTCAAGGACTTGAGAGAAGCTGGTTCTGTCATTCGGAAGCTATTATCGATTGATTGGTACCATAAACATATCATTAAGAACCATAACGGACACCAAGAGGTATTGCTGAAATGATCATCATTATGTTTTATGAACTTGTGGCAGATTTGAGCTGAAACATGATCTCCTTACAGGTGATGGTTGGATATTCTGACTCAGGGAAAGATGGTGGCCGTTTTACTGCTGCATGGGAACTTTATAAAGCTCAAGAAGATGTTGTAGCTGCATGCAATGAATATGGAATAAAGGTTACCTTATTCCATGGACGTGGAGGCAGTATTGGACGTGGTGGTGGCCCTACTTATCTTGCAATCCAATCGCAACCTCCTGGATCAGTTATGGTAAACTTCAGTTTTTATCTGcttgttcttttcttttcttttcttttcttttattttttcccTGTTTTTCTTTGGTTAGTTcacaaattttgtgaatttACTCTCTTCCCACTTCAACTCccatataaatattttgagCATGTCAATATGCTCAAACTTAGAAACAAAACTGTGCTAAATCATGTTAACGGTTTGGTCACGTTGATTAAGAATCTGAGAAAATTAAACcagataaattttaataatctagcgtaaacaataaataattattttttgaaaaacaggATAAACAAATCAAATGATAGAGATGCTCTTATCTCTTGATTTCCTTGTATTTCCTGCATCCAGTAAATTATTGTTCTTTCTTACTTAATCGTCCTTTTCGCCCTTTTTAAGGTATATTATATACATTCGCATTGCTAAAATTCAGGAACTTTTAAGCAAGAAAAATAAGCTAATCCATCATCATTACAAACCAATGTTAAATTTTGCTTTCCTGCTAGTTCAATCTGGATCGCGTGGTTGTGTAGAAGCGTAGGTTTTTATTTCCTTGCTTTAacaatttcaaatcaaaaacaattcTTGTGATTTGCTGTGGCAGCAAACAGACAAGTTCTGTTAGGCATAAAATCTGATTTCACTCTTCAGTAGCTTTGATGTTTGCAACTTTTGTCCAAGAATTCTGATAATTTAGTTGTGATGAATTGGCAGGGGTCCCTCCGATCAACTGAACAAGGAGAAATGGTACAGGCGAAGTTCGGACTACCACAAATTGCTGTTCGTCAGTTAGAAATCTACACAACAGCTGTGCTACTTGCTACGCTGCGGCCTCCAAAGCTACCCAAAGAAGAAAAATGGCGTAATCTAATGGACGAAATTTCTAAAATTAGTTGCTCTTCATATAGAAACACTGTCTATGAAAACACGGAATTTCCAGCTTACTTCCATGAGGCAACCCCAGAAGCCGAACTTGGCTTTCTCAACATCGGTAGCCGTCCAACACGAAGAAAGAGTTCGGTTGGAATAGGGCACCTAAGGGCTATTCCATGGATATTTGCTTGGACTCAAACAAGATTTGTTCTCCCTTCATGGCTTGGAGTTGGTGCTGGTTTAAAGGGTATCTGCGAAAAGGGTCATACAGAAGATCTGCGAGCAATGTACAAAGATTGGCCGTTCTTTCAGAGCACTATTGACCTTATAGAAATGGTTCTTGGAAAAGCCGACATTTCGATAGCCAAGCATTATGATGAAGTTTTAGTGTCCGAGAGTCGACGAGAACTTGGGGCAGAGCTGAGGAGGGAGCTTTCGACGGCGGAAAATTTTGTGCTTAAAGTTACAGGACATGAAAAATTGTCTGAAAACAACAGAAGCCTTAGAAAGCTGATTGAGAGTCGGCTTCCATATCTAAATCCTATGAATATGTTGCAGGTTGAGATATTGAAGAGGCTGAGACAAGATGAGGATAATAACAAACTACGAGATGCACTTCTAATCACAATAAATGGTATTGCTGCTGGGATGAGGAACACTGGCTGAATTCATATGCAAGCACGACTCATTGATAACTATGAAAATCTGAAATAACTGACGGCGTTGCAGCCCGTGAGCTTACTTGTTTGGAATGTTACAAGGTTAGGCTGCAGGGGGGGCCTGTAAAAAACATGGTATATAGTTTGAAAAATGTTGAGTTTTGGTAATCATACTTTGCTGTACTACTTTTGTTGAAAAATTGTCATGTATTACTGCAAATTTAGTATTTCTTTTACTATATGGTGTTTAATGCTTCGTCGGATCAGTCAAACATAACACTTTCATATGTAATTTGTTCTCTTCTCACGTCCAGTGATCTCAGGTCGAAATCAGTAAAGATTATGTTCCAAAATATCATATTTGCATAGGTTCTATACCAGGCATCTGATGCAGCCAGCATCTTTCGAAATGACGCTCACAGCTAAAATATTCCACTTTCTTGAAAGAAATTTAGAGCCAGTGGTGGAATTTTATTCCCTCCACACCCTTCAAACAAAATTATAAATACCTACTACACTCAGAAAATTGAAGCTAAAACCTGTAGATCAATTAGGTGAAAATTTAGACTATATCTGCCAATAAACTGCATAAAGATGGCATCGCTTAAAGCGGAAAAACCAGTTGGATCTCAATCAGCTGGCTCGGTCAAGAAATCTCCGGTCTCCAAACCCGCTCCTCCCAAGAATGAGCAGAAGCCTCGGGAGCCTAGAAAGAAGGTATGAATCCTCAAAAG comes from the Henckelia pumila isolate YLH828 chromosome 1, ASM3356847v2, whole genome shotgun sequence genome and includes:
- the LOC140880173 gene encoding phosphoenolpyruvate carboxylase 4 — protein: MTDITDDISEEISFQGFEDDCKLLGNLLNDVLQREVGPQFMEKVEKTRVLAQSACNMRMAGIEDTAELLEKQLAAELSQMTLEEALSLARTFSHYLNLSGIAETHHRVTKIRSTAKLSKSCDDTFNQLIQGGVSPDELYNTVCNQVVEIVLTAHPTQINRRTLQYKHIRIAHLLEYNDRPDLGQEDRDMLIEDLEREISAIWQTDELRRHKPTPVDEARAGLNIVEQSLWRAVPHYLRRVSNALKKHTGNPLPLMCTPIKFGSWMGGDRDGNPNVTAKVTRNVSLLSRWMAIDLYIREVDNLRFELSMNQCTENFSRLAHEILEKENSTDDRHDIWNPPSLRNQFKNNSHHAPPLPTQLPTGADLPSCAEHNEVESHYPRLDVPGSEFMPLHSEDGQSSLGVKESLHDISKLTIKTHGNDSVSNSGNAQSVVTPRGSSFSSSQLLAQRKVFAESQLGRTSFHKLLEPSSSQRPGIAPYRVVLGDAKQKLLKTRKQLELLLEDLPCEHDYKDYYETSEQLLEPLIMCYESLKSCGSVILAEGRLADLIRRVATFGMVLMKLDLRQESGRHSETLDAITEYLDMGTYSDWDEDKKLEFLTRELKGKRPLVPPTIKVASDVKEVLETFRVAAELGSDSLGAYVISMASNASDVLAVELLQKNAHLSIAGELSRRRPCGTLRVVPLFETVKDLREAGSVIRKLLSIDWYHKHIIKNHNGHQEVMVGYSDSGKDGGRFTAAWELYKAQEDVVAACNEYGIKVTLFHGRGGSIGRGGGPTYLAIQSQPPGSVMGSLRSTEQGEMVQAKFGLPQIAVRQLEIYTTAVLLATLRPPKLPKEEKWRNLMDEISKISCSSYRNTVYENTEFPAYFHEATPEAELGFLNIGSRPTRRKSSVGIGHLRAIPWIFAWTQTRFVLPSWLGVGAGLKGICEKGHTEDLRAMYKDWPFFQSTIDLIEMVLGKADISIAKHYDEVLVSESRRELGAELRRELSTAENFVLKVTGHEKLSENNRSLRKLIESRLPYLNPMNMLQVEILKRLRQDEDNNKLRDALLITINGIAAGMRNTG